The following nucleotide sequence is from Nitrospirota bacterium.
TGAATACGTCCCGTCGGCTGCGGTCGTTGCGCTGCCCTGGTCGGGGCTGCTGGAGACCGCAACACCCGAAAGGGGCACGGGGTTGCCCTGGAAGTCGTCGAAAGTCACCGTCCCACTGAGGGTTCCGATGCTTGTGCCGGACGTGCCTGCCGGGCCCGTGTCGCCCGTGTCGCCCTTGTCGCCCTCGCACCCGAACAGGAAAACGGCTGCAAGGAACATTAACAATAAAACGACTGCCTTTAACGGTTTCCTCATGACTCCTCCTTTGTTTAAAAGGGTTTAAGTCGGATGCCCATAGTATCTTGAAAAATGTGGAGCATGTCAAGAGTTTTTATCAAAATGTGAAGTTTTTTAATTAACAAAAATTGGCATTCCGCCTCGTATATTCCCATAGGGAATCGAGATTTAATCAGTAATCACATCGGGGAATGACGCGTTGGGACAGATGAGTTAATGAATATATAAAAAATTGTAATGGAATCTATTTAGAGAGTACTGGCTTGGGTTGTCAGATGTTCCGGGAGGGGCAGATGTCGTACAGGACGCACTCGCCGTGCCGCACGCAGACCTTCCTGCCGTGGAAGATGAGCAGGTGCGACAGGGTGGACCAGTCCGCCCGGGGGGTGAGCGCCATGAGGTCCTTCTCTATCTTCACCGGGTCGTCCTGCCGGGTGAGCCCCAGGCGCTGGGAGAGCCTGCCCACGTGGGTGTCCACGGCTACTCCCTCGTTGATGCCGAAGGCGTTGCTGAGGACGATGTTGGCCGTCTTCCGGGCCACGCCGGGCAGGGTGAGAAGCTCCTGCATGGTGCGGGGGACCTCGCCGCCGTACATCTCGAGAATCATCCTGGCGGAGCCCTGGATGCTCCGGGCCTTGTTCTTGTAGAAGTTTACGGAGGAGACGTCCCGCTGGAGCTGTTCCGGGCGGGCGTGGGCGTAGTCTTCGATTTTCACGTACTTCCGGAAGAGGTCCTCCGTAATCCTGTTGACCTGGGTGTCGGTGCTCTGGGCCGAGAGGATGGTGGCTACCAGGAGCTCGAAGGGCGTGCGGAAGCGGAGGGCCGTCCGGACCCCGGGGTACTCCTTCTTGAGCCTCCTCAGAATCTCACGGAGTTTATCCTTGTTTTTATCCGGCATGCTCATCCCAGGAGAAACGCAAGGAGGGCCTTCTGCACGTGGAGCCTGTTTTCGGCCTGGTCGAAAACCACGCTCCGGGGACCGTCCAGGACCTCGGCGGTTATCTCCTCGTCCCGGTGCGCCGGCAGGCAGTGCATCACGACGGCGTCGGGCTTGGCGCAGGAAAGGAGGGCCTCGTTGACCTGATAGCCCCGGAACTTGCGCCTCCTCTCCTCGGCCTCCTTTTCATCGCCCATGCTCACCCAGACGTCGGTGTACAGGACGTCGGCCCGCCCCGCGGCCTCCCGGGGCTCCCGGAGGACGACGACCTCGCCGCGTGCCGCCTCCCGGGCCCTCCCGAGGACGTCGGCGTCGGGCTCGTAGCCCTCGGGGCAGCCCACGGTAAGGCTCATCCCCACGCGGGAGGCGGCCTCTATCAGGGAGTTGGCCACGTTGTTGCCGTCGCCGACGTAGGCCATCCGGATGCCCTTCCAGGCGCCTTTCTTCTCCCGCACGGTCATCAGGTCGGCCAGGGCCTGGCAGGGGTGGTGCAGGTCGGTGAGGGCGTTTATCACGGGCACGGTGGCGTGGGCGGCGAACTCCTCCAGGCGCGGATGGCCGAAGGTGCGGATGACGATGGCGTCGAGGTACCGCGAGAGAGTGCGGGCGGTGTCGGGGATGCTCTCTCCCCTGC
It contains:
- the nth gene encoding endonuclease III, which encodes MPDKNKDKLREILRRLKKEYPGVRTALRFRTPFELLVATILSAQSTDTQVNRITEDLFRKYVKIEDYAHARPEQLQRDVSSVNFYKNKARSIQGSARMILEMYGGEVPRTMQELLTLPGVARKTANIVLSNAFGINEGVAVDTHVGRLSQRLGLTRQDDPVKIEKDLMALTPRADWSTLSHLLIFHGRKVCVRHGECVLYDICPSRNI
- the argF gene encoding ornithine carbamoyltransferase, translating into MKKDFLTIWDLTSREIESVIDRAVRMKAGREAASGILQGRSIGLIFEKSSTRTRVSFEAGIYQLGAQPIYMTSGEIQLGRGESIPDTARTLSRYLDAIVIRTFGHPRLEEFAAHATVPVINALTDLHHPCQALADLMTVREKKGAWKGIRMAYVGDGNNVANSLIEAASRVGMSLTVGCPEGYEPDADVLGRAREAARGEVVVLREPREAAGRADVLYTDVWVSMGDEKEAEERRRKFRGYQVNEALLSCAKPDAVVMHCLPAHRDEEITAEVLDGPRSVVFDQAENRLHVQKALLAFLLG